The sequence tagtactctctgcctccctcaacatattgaggagctctaggagagtcacctcaagcttgttcatattaaagttcattatgaactgtgaaaaggaatctggtagggactgaagcacaatgtccacacacaagttatcttctaggaccattcctagacctgtgagtttctctatccactcaatcatctttaggacatggttctgaaccggtgtcccctcagtcatcctagcgcggaaaaaggctcttggatatctcatatcgttgagtccttccctgttcctcaaacaatttacggacatgtaggagaatggatctggcatccatcttttcatgttgtctctgtaactctggagtcatagagcccaacatatagcactgagcaagagtggagtcatcaatgtacttcacgtagcgagcgatctcatcctcgcttgccccttcttcgggcgtaggcatcactgtatcaaggacgtacacgattttctccgctgtgagaacaattctcaagttacggagccaatccgtataatttggaccagtgaggcggttaacatcaagtatgccacgtaagggatttgaaagcgacattttctgaaaataaagatgtagcaaaaaatgaataacatgcagattttgcaagaaataaactatcaagatatggacttctatcttaatatgctcccactattttactaacgagtcacgccacaccctcagcacgtgaaacggaagtctccggcagacttctagtggggatcaggatccaatcagcgtcttagtgtaacctcgagggactcgaccaatcacactaagcctaaaaggtagacaactcttgccgatcacaactccttgtgattcccgtcctgttcggcctccgaatcaccatggcctcgagggactcgaccaaccatgatgctcggttaagtcaacaccttcgttacaagatgagtctgatttgatgatataccctcgagggactcgaccaagcatatcatgccctcaggtcaccggtgacatctctatgtcgtaagcaagatagcgaatcgcgatataggtgagtctcgagggactcgaccaactcaacctgcaccgggattcggttcctactcataacgatggaaggccacgtgggtcaatctaattgcctcacgtttaccgacttaatattatcgagagatgtttctatgatttggtctcctaatatgacatgtcacacatatgcatatttaatatatatctacatcgcatgcaaatatatatacatatctagtatgtgtataagcaatcacaccagatgatcatggaccacaacctaatatgattaggcccgagccagtaggcctaatcactcacatcaagatctatgtgtgcaacggtgcatctccatgccttgtgatcgtccatcttgtcctcgtcggttccgtcgacatcttgatgcatctccatgcatcacgatcgtccgtctcgtgggtcccgctatggcatccacgctcccgctgcgcctcctcatgtgattacaacttaatcataggcacgcaggcctgacaataaacgagaaatataatggaggttcgcagacctcaataataataatcacaagtacacacatcacacggtccatgatcatccgtccactcatcatacatcacatgtataaataatcatcatcatgtaggactactagataataataaaattaataatcaactaaaccttttaattaattaatattttctgaaatcagggatatatagggaatttctcaattcctaagggtattttcgtaatttggacaaaagacagaaactggaatttctcaaattccgaggggcaaaactatcttttgcgcagaaaaccctaataccctttccccctttcgctgctgccgccgccgccaccctgccggcggcggcctgtgcggcggggcgagggcactgccctcgcctgcaggcggcacgcccgctggcggcgatgccgctgcgggtgggcgccttcttcgggcgccgctgcctccgcaggcggtgctgtaccgccgggcggccgcccctgtgggggggggtttcgcccgcgggagcagcggcggcaggcgccgcttcctttcggcggcaggcgccgcttccctgcggcgcctctgcccgtgggttgccagccccgccagcagcaagcctgctgcaagcagaccgccggccggctgctgcaggcacagcgcttgcgcttgcgccggcgctgtgctgcctggctgcggctgcaggtggcagatcgagggcagcaactgttgctgcccttcctcgcttttgcgtcaacgattttgacgtcaatattcttcctaaacacaacacacgcagttcaaaaccaatcattcgcacgaacaacctggctctgataccactgttgggaaatcatagggggcgacatcatatgcgcagcggaagaacaagaaaacaaaaatccccgattcccaaaaagatgttcatcgtcgtgggtgcgcaaaatccgcaaaaaacacaaaactgcgtatagagattgtgttacctagggagatcgtatatccctgtttccttgcagatctttaggagagggtgaaggaggtcaagcgtcctcctctctagcgatgatccacacagcaaggttgcgacgacgctcctcaaaacaggcctactctgaggtggagagggagaggagaataggaagggcaagcaaagactctagcctatgaggctgtgaatccctcctatttatagagatcccatgtcaaaaccctaatgggtcctttccctagtgggtattggatctacatccaataagacaagggctccgtcggatatctcatatccgaacctctactcatcgcaatgcctaccatatgtgtgtgaccctctaggcccaatatcgagctggccgtgagtcatacctgtcagaactccttctaactcagtgaattattatctctgtaataattcactcgactcatcgactacggaagtactaggccactacgccgtagtccccagacgatacaggggaatccaatccattggacctgtctgtcctcagttaccatgtacctatagtccctcatccatctaatatcccagagaccgtatatcgagcatggtgctgtcagacccatacagtttctactcgagtctcgctctaatcggattctcccggagaactctttctctctcaacccgaatgaccctggccagggatttgtctgagcaagaacacatgggatattcctctcattatgccgagagtggatgatcctctgtcgacactcaatagccctcgtaaggtcgactaccactcccaatgaccagttgtactagatctgggaacagccaaacctataagtctggtatcaaagagtggagcactcatacaggacatccttggtgtctcaagtctaaggaccagatacaccactaggactacggaattgctgtctgacaataaggcatcatcaaccatccagcattccgtaagcggatcaatcagtgaactcattctccaatgagcacctgtactgtatccctagtgtccctacacgagcagctatgagaccagttgcatccatcatatggacgggtatacagcacaccagtctatccggttatcacgatgtccttctcgagtaacctatgaccgggattatttaggatatgtgtttaaaggtgaatcgatctcattatcgtgatctcatcatgatccgattcccattgcacaaatccaaggacatcacaatatatatatgcacatatgcaattgttataaagtgatatacgccaaaatataataagcaaaaagattatgtatcaagtcacacgtgccatcactcacgtgattggcttgctgggcacctatgactagcattaatTGCGACACGGTACGAAGTACGGAGCCCCTAATCATATGAACCTCGAAAACCGACGACGCCCGAAAAGCACGGCCCTTTGACCTTTCCCAGGCGAAAGGCGACCCGGCCGCCCGCGCCCGCACAACGGTCAAAACGACCTAACGCTAATCGAAAGTCAAGTATCGCTTCGGCCACGTTACGCCCGAACCCCTCACCTCGGCCGCGGCCCACCTGCACCAAGCGCCTCGGTCAATCtaccccgagtcacacctgcgcggtcacccagcctgttgtgctcctcggctctccggctttgcgccaccccgagtcacacctgcgcggtcaccccgcctgttgtgctcctcggctctccggctttgcgccaccccgagtcacacctgcgcggtcaccccgcctgttgtgctcctcggttcTCCGGCTCCGCATCGccccgagtcacacctgcgcggtcgcaCCACCCGCATAGTGCCTCTCGACCCTCATCGGCCCTGATGGCCCCTAGGCCGACCTCGCTCAGCCCCCCCCACCAAGTTGCGTATCCCGGCTAAGCTCTGCTCGGGAAGTATTCGCGCGACCGATCCAACTACGGCACGCCTCTCAGACCCACCTGAACAGCACGTTGAAGCAGGGAACCATGCATCGAACTCCTTACGCGTAAAGCcgatgcatagctcctttcgggtggggcatatgataggggtacaaaactgacttgacataacccccggatttgacgtaatacacccccccacGTCAGACGCCCAGTACGACGCGCTGCCCTAGAAATAGCATTAACCACGACACGACACGCACCCATACCAGTCGTACCCGAACGTCCCCCTCGGCTGACCCATCACGGCCAGCCGAGGCAGGCAAAGGAGCCcgctgacaccccccataccctgcggcagctcggctctccacgcaacgcccacggcgGTGACAGACGCCGTCAGAGGTACGGTCATGCTCTggcaggatggcccatcaggtaacatcaacccCTCTCATAAATACCCCCCCGGCTCCCAGCGCCAAAGGGGGACCAGATACCAGACTCCttcccactaacttgatcgtcggaggggtcgggccgagataccgacccgacctgtgtgcaggtacccgaCCACCGTCAACCCGGTTCGTCAAGGCGGAGCTCTCAAGCCCTATAAAGGGAAACACGACCGATCCCAGACATTTGGAGCCCTGAATCAGCCGCGTCAACCCCATAGTCGCGGCCAGAAAGTTATTTACCGTAACAAGGTGTATTAATTTAATCGATTGAGATCAATCCAAGTCCAACTCTTGTTCTATTACATATTTGTTCTCCGTCTTCTCCATCGTTTCATCGATGTGATTCTAAATATGTGGACGTGTGGAGTGCTCTGTGTAAGTTTCAAAGGCTTAATTAAGGAATCCCTTCCATGAGATCCTAAAtcgtgtcttcttagattttgcttGGCACCTTCGTATCCCATGCATTCTGTGAGACTAACTCGCAACATCAAATTTCCACCAACCACAAGTATGTGTTTTGAGTGCGCAAGAAGTAATAATCTAACGAATGGTCAATTCAGTTTCTCATCGGACAATATTCATTTTGGATTGGAGTATATTTCACCTCTACTCTAAAATGACTATAATGGATATTTTATTAGATTCGTTGATGAGGGCAAAAATGGTGATGGGATGCAGGTTAACGTCAGCTGCGCCCGGAAGACGCCTCGTGCCTCGATTAACCTGACAACGTCTAGCCAAAACAGACCGGAATGTcgaccaaggcacattaacatcctgtgtGAGCCCGGTCCTTCATGCCACGCCAACACCGGTCCTGCTccttgcaagcgggcacatcaagcAATGgtaaccttccctataaaaacccttgcgctcagaaagaggaagaggggagAAAAACAAAGACAAAAACCCCCTAAGACTatcaactgacttgatcgtcggaggggtcgggtcgagcctcccaACTCGACCTGTATGCAGGGACAAAGACGAAGCGCCTCCCACCGCGtgcccaggcgaggagttcccttcTAGAGGAAACGACTGTCTCGTCACGATCGAACCACCGTAATCAGCCACCTCAACAGTCTCAATGGTCGCTTAGGAAGATCCTCAATCATTCGGATCCGAACCCAATCGTGTTGGCCCGAgaccacggcttaaggttgttgaCACCAACATTCATCGTTCTTTTTATTAGATTTTTGAGCTGTGAGAGGAAACCAttaattaagaatatatatatatatatatatatatatatatatatgatacttCTTACTATCTTTGTCTGTAATGATCATAGACTTGAAATTTCTAATTTGACCGGGCGAATGCCGTTGGAAGAGTCAGCAACTCAGAAAAGTCAAACGTGTTGCGAATTACCAGCCGAGAGAAGAACGGAAAGGGTCAGGTCAACGCAAGCAGTTCGAGGTGGCATCGACTTGACGTGACAGGAATAGAAAGCAAAAGAACAACACAGGCTTTGGATTTAGTTTCTTACACTTGTGGTGGAGGAACCGAAGAATTTGGTATGAAGAAGAGTTTGAGAATCCTCTACTCCTACAACCCATCGATTAGGTTCTTTACATCTCGGCGCACCTCGCCGGCGCAAATCCCAGCCGGGAGTTCTTCGTGTCGTAGGAGATGTGGAAGTTCTGCTGCTGGTAATTGCCCAGAATGGAGAGGGACGACTGCGGCGTCGGCAGGATGGCCAGGCACATGATCTCGTCCGGCTCCAGCCGGATGAAGTAGTTCTCCACCGGGAAGTTCCACACCGCCCCGTCTCCGAACCGGATCGCCAGTGCCGGTAGCTCCACCTTCGCCACCCCGGTCACGTTGTAACAGGGGCTCAGCACCGGGACGTCTTCCACCACCGGGTACTTGGTCACCTTCTTGACGAAGGCTTCTCTAATCTTCTGATAAGCCTGGTCGGTGAAGTAGCTCAGCGTCGTGCCGGAGTCGATGATGGTCCCTCCGCTGCCGTCCTTCGCCGGCTCCCACGTCTCCCGTGGTATCTGCAGCGCCTCGCCGCCCACCACGATCGACTCAATCTGGATGTAGTAGAAGGTGTCGGCCGGGTTCTCCTTCCCGGCGACGAAGGAGGTATAGTTCAGGTCGGGGTGGCGGAGCAGGCTCTCGTCGTCGCCGAAGATGAGCTTGCTGCTGACGCTGAGGTCACTGTTCCGGTCGACGAGGCAGTAGGAGAAGGTGTGGCCGTAGGACGAACCGAGCTGGGAGGAGAAGGAGAGCGGCCCTCTGCCGAGGCCCAGGAGCCCGGCAGCGCCATGGAACAACCCGCGGTTCCAGTGCCCGCACCCGAAGATGACGTCGTCAACGCGGCGGAACCCGTCGCCGGCGCCATCCGGGGAGGTGAGGTTCACGGTGAAGGTCTCGAGAGCGAGGTCGCCGGTCGTATTGGACCGGTCCCCGTACCAATAGTAGTAGGGGCACGCGTCGCCGTGGCCGTCGGCGACGCTGGTGCCGCAGGGCCGGGGTGGGTCGGGGGACGAGACGAGGCCGCAGCGTGGGTCGGCGCAGCTGACGTTGCGGTAGGAGGAGGAGGCGACGGGGTCGTAGACGGGGCCATGCTGCTCGAAGCAGTCGTGGCAAGGGAGGCACTGGATCCAATTCAGGTCGCTGCCGGTGTCGAGGATGAGGGAGAAGCGGCGCGGCGGCGTGCCGACGAAGACGTCGATGAAGTACTCACCGGAGCCCAGGGTGACACCGGACTCGACCTTGGCCATGATCCTCCCGGCGAGCTCCGGAGGCGTCGCGACAGCCGCCTTCTGGATCGTCTTGGGGCGAcgaccggcggcggcggcggcggcgaggcgGGAGAAGCCGTCTTGGTTCTTGCGCTCGGTGACCCTTCTGAAGAGGGTATGGATTCTGAGGATGTCTCTATGGGTGGAGTGCTCCAAAAACTCCATCTTCGTCGACCTCTCAGCGGCCGCGGCGTCCCTCGTCGACCGGTGCTTCAAGTGGAGCTTTAAAGCCGGTGCCACGCCATCCTCCTTGGTCAGCGATCCGGTGGAAGAGGCGGCGGCATCGAGGTGGTGGTCGCAGCTGGGCTCGCCGGAGGAGGTGACGGCGTTAAAGCTCAAGTGTGCGGGTAATTCGATCCCCCGGACCAGAGATCCGAGCAGCGCCGAAGAAGTCCAGTTATACAGAGAAGCTGAAGAGGAAAAGGCTTGGAGAAGACAGCAGAAGAGGAAAAGCCAACCCATCCTCATAGTTGGAGCCGCATCAAGCTAATGAGAATGAGATGATAGAGAAGAGAAAGATAGATGAACAAGGAAGAAGGGTTAGGCAGGGAGGAGTTTTATATGgtgttctccttctcttcttccgccTCTATTACTGCGAAGAAGCCTcgaagtttgaatggaaacaagggAGGAAACAGCGGTGTTGGAACGCGATTTTGAGGTCATGGTGGTGGAATTGGAGGGAGGAGTCAGACCGCTAACTTTTGGGTTGGGTAGACGACATATAATTCATATGACCAATACGTACCAATGTGATCGATCAAGAATTATAATTCTTGATGCTTGGGGccttcttttttctcttcttcttcttcttcttcttcttcttcttcttcttctggtctATATCTATCGGTTGAAGGTAAAACACGGCGGTCAAATGAGGAGAAGCGAATCGAGAAGGAAGAAAAGAGAGCGGAGCGGTGGAGGGGAGAGTCAAAACCCCGACCGAGGGCGGAACTCAAAACTGCGAGTCCAAGTTTCGAGGCAGCAGCACTCGTGGATCTCTTCCTTCCTTGTGGTCCGCCGTAAGATGGCCTCTGTTGTCTTCTCGCGTTCTCCCCCCCCATTCCACACATGCAAGTCCTCCGATGACTGTAGCGGTCAATGATTTCGATGTGATACGATCCGAAGCAATCGGATTGGGATATGGATTCAGTTCATGATTTAGTACCTCAAGATTGGGCTGTCGATGGATGGATATGATTCCCACCCGAAACTCTAGGGCTTTTGATGGATGGATCAGATTCGATTGGATGCTATTTAGATCATTTAGTGGGGGTAAGAATAGATGTAtaaatcgatatatatatatatatttttatttgtcacAAAAGTTAAATGATGAATAATTCAAAACGTTAGTACATACAAATTTAGAGACCAACATCACATCgtaatatatacatagatattttTTCTAACAAATTTGGACGACATTTGAATCAGAACAACGAGATTGATCTCGTGCGTG comes from Musa acuminata AAA Group cultivar baxijiao chromosome BXJ3-3, Cavendish_Baxijiao_AAA, whole genome shotgun sequence and encodes:
- the LOC135633461 gene encoding aspartic proteinase nepenthesin-1-like; amino-acid sequence: MRMGWLFLFCCLLQAFSSSASLYNWTSSALLGSLVRGIELPAHLSFNAVTSSGEPSCDHHLDAAASSTGSLTKEDGVAPALKLHLKHRSTRDAAAAERSTKMEFLEHSTHRDILRIHTLFRRVTERKNQDGFSRLAAAAAAGRRPKTIQKAAVATPPELAGRIMAKVESGVTLGSGEYFIDVFVGTPPRRFSLILDTGSDLNWIQCLPCHDCFEQHGPVYDPVASSSYRNVSCADPRCGLVSSPDPPRPCGTSVADGHGDACPYYYWYGDRSNTTGDLALETFTVNLTSPDGAGDGFRRVDDVIFGCGHWNRGLFHGAAGLLGLGRGPLSFSSQLGSSYGHTFSYCLVDRNSDLSVSSKLIFGDDESLLRHPDLNYTSFVAGKENPADTFYYIQIESIVVGGEALQIPRETWEPAKDGSGGTIIDSGTTLSYFTDQAYQKIREAFVKKVTKYPVVEDVPVLSPCYNVTGVAKVELPALAIRFGDGAVWNFPVENYFIRLEPDEIMCLAILPTPQSSLSILGNYQQQNFHISYDTKNSRLGFAPARCAEM